The stretch of DNA ATTTTTTAATTAATGCTCAGATTAAAAACTGGGCATTTTTTTATGGTATATAAATTATTTAAAAAGGGATACTAATATCATTAATTGGGCATGATAGTTATTTGAAAAAATTTCATGGAGGTGACGGTTTTGGCAAAAGATGTGGCAAAAGATTTGATGGCATTGGACAAGGCACTTCCGGAATTAATGAGCAAAACAGCCGCCACCGGTTTGGTGCCGCGGGAACTACAGGCCTATGTGGCCCCGGCACTGGAAGAGTTTAGAAATGAAATGGCCACGGAATTGGGTATGGACAATTATGCCTATATAGATAAAGGGGAATTGCCCAGTCGACTGAACGGTAAAGTTGGCGGTGGGATGACTAAGAAAATGGTTTCCTTCGCAGAGGCGGTACTGGCCTGGAACTATAAAAACCGCACTATGCTAAATGAAGCTGCGGATAAGCAGCCCGAAATGATCACTGAATAGCCGAATTACAATATTGGTTAATACTTGTAGTAGGTACTATCTTTGATAATAATCAGCCCGATAACCTAGTACAGACAACCGGTTTGCGGTACCCGTAAACCGGTTTATAGCACAATATTATAAGTTATCACCCCAACCCAATCTTTATCCCACTACAAACCTTGGCCTAAATCTAAAACCGTCTCTTCTACAGTTGCGTAACTCCTACACCCTCAAAATTCCCTTCAATCTATTAAATCTGACCTGCTGTTTTCATTATCATCTGTTAATCAAATGGTAAGTGAATCCCTGGAGTTAAGGGTTGTTCCTATACATTGTGCCTAACCACAATGCTGATCTGTAAAATCTAAATTTCGCAGAATGAAATCTACATTTTGACTCTATAAAATTTTCAAAAAAAAATAAATAGTTAAAAGGAATTTAACTAGCTAGTATGATATAATTTACAAAACTTTTCGTCAATACATTTTGGAGATCGTTTGGTTATCTTAATAAAACACTGTAAAGCAGGGGGTGGATAAAATATAAAATATTCAAAATATATAAAATATATAATTAATTTACCATGTTCATATTATTTGTTTTTCTAAGGGGGTGCAATTTTGACTCACCAAAAAATTGGTGCGGTGCTTGTGATTGGCGGTGGGGTGGCCGGTATTCAATCAGCTCTGGACTTGGCGGAATCGGGTTACTATGTTTACCTGGTGGAAAAATCTCCGGCCATTGGGGGAGTGATGGCGCAGCTGGATAAAACTTTTCCCACCAACGACTGCTCCATGTGTATTCTTTCGCCCAAGCTGGTGGAGAGCGGCAGGCACGGCAATATAGAGCTGATTACCGATGCTCAAGTTGACGGTGTACAAGGGGAGCCCGGTAATTTTACGGTCAGAGT from Desulfoscipio gibsoniae DSM 7213 encodes:
- a CDS encoding small, acid-soluble spore protein, alpha/beta type encodes the protein MALDKALPELMSKTAATGLVPRELQAYVAPALEEFRNEMATELGMDNYAYIDKGELPSRLNGKVGGGMTKKMVSFAEAVLAWNYKNRTMLNEAADKQPEMITE